From one Rosa rugosa chromosome 4, drRosRugo1.1, whole genome shotgun sequence genomic stretch:
- the LOC133745663 gene encoding uncharacterized protein LOC133745663 isoform X1, with protein sequence MGQMATHHNTTIYIPVSPLCLSPFYSPLRTKDNRKNHEQRIINNTTASSMFQLNLILYSLHCRAGHFIYRAYIGSIQILRRKQLYFPTICCRKVLQKPLNLKMEERLQ encoded by the exons ATGGGCCAAATGGCTACTCACCATAACACCACCATATATATACCCGTCTCTCCCCTCTGTCTCTCTCCTTTCTACTCACca CTGAGAACAAAAGACAACAGAAAGAACCATGAGCAGAGAATCATCAATAATACTACTGCTTCAAGCATGTTTCAGTTGAACTTGATTTTGTACAGTTTACACTGCAGAG CTGGACACTTTATTTACAGGGCATACATAGGATCTATACAAATCTTGCGACGCAAACAGCTTTATTTCCCAACAATCTGCTGCAGAAAAGTTCTCCAG AAGCCGCTTAACCtcaaaatggaagagagatTGCAGTAG
- the LOC133745663 gene encoding uncharacterized protein LOC133745663 isoform X2 has translation MGQMATHHNTTIYIPVSPLCLSPFYSPLRTKDNRKNHEQRIINNTTASSMFQLNLILYSLHCRDFICSWTLYLQGIHRIYTNLATQTALFPNNLLQKSSPEAA, from the exons ATGGGCCAAATGGCTACTCACCATAACACCACCATATATATACCCGTCTCTCCCCTCTGTCTCTCTCCTTTCTACTCACca CTGAGAACAAAAGACAACAGAAAGAACCATGAGCAGAGAATCATCAATAATACTACTGCTTCAAGCATGTTTCAGTTGAACTTGATTTTGTACAGTTTACACTGCAGAG ACTTTATTTGTAGCTGGACACTTTATTTACAGGGCATACATAGGATCTATACAAATCTTGCGACGCAAACAGCTTTATTTCCCAACAATCTGCTGCAGAAAAGTTCTCCAG AAGCCGCTTAA